The Hydra vulgaris chromosome 11, alternate assembly HydraT2T_AEP genome contains a region encoding:
- the LOC100202859 gene encoding dnaJ homolog subfamily C member 22, which produces MGNKKSLCVTYFLWLFFGWFGVHHFYLGRDMQAFLWWSTLGGFFTLGWIRDLWRIPEYVDDANEDPLYMDKLGKRMRFKDYPKFNVVRFSGELLVGYFYGFLIRLALPTETPVIISMVLICIGITVGVHLVGNIGRDEGGLIKPFCATFCCYYILFQLSDSESGNTPNFMYCSLAATVTFNYYRKYRRVYKRQVFCHRIAILLVYMALFSSLWLSFLYFNAEITTEKGEKVKFKDSVIHFFKSPAWLEFSQTLKVIYEEGKKNGWKNLYDEFVKALDPKGETNAYKVLGLSNPSTESEIKKAYKTLVRQWHPDRFHDPEQRLAAQKQFMEVQSAYELLTNKKKSNTLDDADRTNY; this is translated from the coding sequence ATgggaaacaaaaaaagtttgtgcgTAACCTAttttttatggcttttttttGGCTGGTTTGGGGTGCATCATTTTTACTTGGGAAGAGATATGCAAGCATTTTTGTGGTGGTCCACTTTAGGTGGTTTTTTTACACTTGGTTGGATACGTGATCTCTGGAGGATACCTGAGTATGTTGATGATGCAAATGAAGATCCTCTTTATATGGATAAGCTTGGTAAAAGAATGCGGTTTAAAGATTATCCAAAGTTTAATGTGGTACGATTTTCAGGTGAACTTTTAGTGGGATATTTTTACGGATTTCTTATTCGGTTGGCACTGCCAACTGAAACACCTGTAATTATATCAATGGTTTTAATATGCATTGGAATTACGGTTGGTGTACATCTTGTTGGCAATATTGGTCGAGATGAAGGTGGGTTAATAAAGCCATTTTGTGCAACATTTTGCTGTTATTATATACTGTTTCAGTTATCGGACAGTGAATCCGGTAATACACCTAATTTCATGTATTGCTCATTAGCTGCAACTGTGACATTTAACTATTATCGGAAATATAGACGAGTATACAAACGTCAAGTATTTTGTCATCGCATTGCAATTCTTTTGGTATACATGGCATTGTTTAGTAGTCTTTGGTTATCTTTCCTCTATTTCAATGCAGAAATTACAACTGAAAAAGGAGAAAAGGTGAAATTTAAAGATTCAgttattcatttctttaaaagtcCTGCCTGGCTTGAATTTTCTCAGACTTTAAAGGTGATATATGAAGAAGGCAAAAAGAATGGATGGAAAAATCTTTATGATGAGTTTGTTAAAGCCCTTGATCCTAAGGGAGAAACAAATGCATATAAAGTTCTTGGTTTAAGCAACCCATCTACAgagagtgaaattaaaaaagcctATAAAACCCTGGTGCGTCAGTGGCACCCTGATCGCTTTCATGATCCTGAACAAAGATTAGCTGCACAAAAACAGTTTATGGAAGTGCAAAGTGCATATGAacttttaactaacaaaaaaaagtctaatacATTAGATGATGCTGATAGGactaattattga
- the LOC136087360 gene encoding uncharacterized protein LOC136087360: MFLFHTLLTIAKMSFFMIFIGDPKGFVTFLDQHELPRGLLPRYRGNRLHMLFHTCGILIHHYAILKIFLCSGLALCGGLRNSLFQDFTSETGVRELCVLALIGKLLSGPWITKFYIAPGTGLDYISGIQIVKDVRNTLIESSKNPLSLLKRETDFFGNDIEDVVFDSIISFCPVTDEMSKALADCLNAVISVIDRQYKRQFEMSSNDHLKDQTKSARLHNIDSEELMGMFSAAKHKAPNATLCFLSSKLRACKNKTTALLCKKPNDIQNKLILWAISNARKKRFTNMQCHNDLKLELIKRIADKIQKKENKERKNVEKILKSCMPDQVKEMFPDLENNEASDIEEILIGASIGRSICHMWFDNATNTQDVYYGRIVGIKKKKSDVYIVSYWKPKENENDDGVEYDVSKYQPSADIISGDMVIT; encoded by the exons atgtttttatttcacACTCTTCTTACAATTGCCAAAATGAGCTTCTTTATGATATTCATAGGTGATCCAAAAGGTTTTGTAACCTTTTTGGACCAACACGAGTTGCCCAGAGGATTGCTACCACGCTATAGAGGCAACAGACTACATATGCTTTTTCACACATGTGGTATTTTAATCCATCACTATGCCATATTGAAGATATTTCTGTGTTCTGGCTTGGCGTTATGCGGAGGTCTGCGAAATAGTTTATTTCAAGACTTTACATCTGAAAcag GTGTCCGTGAGTTGTGTGTTTTAGCTTTAATTGGAAAACTACTTTCTGGTCCTTggattacaaaattttatattgcacCAGGTACGGGACTTGACTACATATCTGGCATTCAGATAGTAAAAGATGTTCGGAACACTCTTATTGAGAGCAGCAAGAATCCTTTATCTCTACTTAAACGAGAAACTGATTTCTTTGGTAATGATATTGAAGATGTAGTTTTTGATTCAATAATCAGCTTTTGCCCAGTAACTGATGAAATGAGTAAAGCATTAGCTGACTGCCTTAATGCAGTTATTAGCGTCATTGACAGGCAGTACAAGCGGCAATTTGAAATGAGTTCTAATGATCACCTTAAAGACCAGACTAAGTCAGCTAGGCTTCACAACATTGATTCAGAAGAACTTATGGGTATGTTTAGCGCTGCAAAGCACAAAGCTCCAAATGccactctttgttttctttcttcaaaacttcgtgcttgcaaaaataaaacaactgcaCTGCTATGCAAAAAGCCAAATGATATTCAAAACAAGTTGATATTATGGGCTATCTCTAATGCCAGAAAAAAGCGGTTTACAAATATGCAATGTCATAATGACCTGAAGTTAGAATTGATAAAACGAATAGCAgataaaattcagaaaaaagaaaacaaagaacgcaaaaatgtagaaaaaatattaaaaagctgCATGCCTGATCAGGTAAAAGAAATGTTTCCTGACCTAGAAAATAATGAGGCCTCAGATATCGAAGAAATTCTTATTGGAGCTTCTATTGGAAGAAGTATTTGCCACATGTGGTTCGATAATGCCACTAACACCCAGGATGTATATTATGGCAGAATtgttggcattaaaaaaaagaaaagtgatgtatatatagtttcttattGGAAACCAAAAGAGAATGAAAATGATGATGGTGTTGAGTATGATGTGAGCAAATATCAACCTTCTGCAGACA